The Candidatus Methylomirabilota bacterium genomic sequence GGGACTCCGACAAGCCGGAGGACGCCGACCTGTCGATCGTCGCCCAGGCCCGGCACCTGTGGTCGTTCATGGAGCAGGTAGGCTGGCGACGTGGGTCGGTGGTCGGACATGACATCGGCGGCGGCATCGCCCAGCTGCTCGCGGTCGAGCACCCCGAGGCCGTGACCAAGCTCGTGTTGATCGACTCGATCGCCTACGACTCCTGGCCGGAGCCACAGATCGCCCGGCTGAAGGAGCCGGTCTGGGACGAGATCATGGAAACCTTGGACCTGGGCAAGGGCCTTCGCCGGGGGCTCGAGAAGGGCATGATCCACAAGGAGCGGGTCGATGACGAGCTCATCGCCCAGTACCTACGGCCCTTCGACGGGGCCGAGGGACGCAGGGCCTACCTCCGGTGCGCCAGGGCGCTCCGCACCGAAGACCTGACCTCGGTGATGGACCGCGTGGAGCGGCTCGACGTCCCCGCCCTGATCATCTGGGGGGCCGCCGACCCCTACCAGGACGTCCGGTACGGGGAGCGTCTCGCCGGGGCGATGCGGCGAGCCCGGCTCGTCGTGGAGGAGGCCGGGCACTTCATCCAGGAGGACCGGCCAGAGGAAGTGGCCCTCTTGGTCAGGAACTTTGTGGCGGCAGGCCCGTAGCTGCCCTTGCCCCCGAGGGCGGCCTGGAACAGCGCCTCCATGGCGCCGCCCGGCGACGCCGCCTGCGCGTCGCCGGGAAGGCCGCTCGATCCTAGGCTGCGACCTGGTCCTCGCCGCCGGCCTCGGCGATCTCGGCGTACTCGAGGGTGGTCCGGACGTGGATGGGGGTCCCACAGTCCGGGCACTCCTTCTCGGTCTCGCCGACCGAAACCGGCACGAGGCCGCCACAGCTCGGGCACAC encodes the following:
- a CDS encoding alpha/beta fold hydrolase; the protein is MKKSFVRTPAGRLAYVKAGTGQPLLLIHGIPTSSFLWRNVIPPLAEELRVYAVDLLGYGDSDKPEDADLSIVAQARHLWSFMEQVGWRRGSVVGHDIGGGIAQLLAVEHPEAVTKLVLIDSIAYDSWPEPQIARLKEPVWDEIMETLDLGKGLRRGLEKGMIHKERVDDELIAQYLRPFDGAEGRRAYLRCARALRTEDLTSVMDRVERLDVPALIIWGAADPYQDVRYGERLAGAMRRARLVVEEAGHFIQEDRPEEVALLVRNFVAAGP